The Faecalibacterium sp. I3-3-89 sequence TCAGCGTCCAGCAGGTAGCTGAAAGAGGCGCTGCCGCCTTTTTCGGTCAGCTGACAGTCGATGCCGTCGCCGGTGACGCCCAGCGTCAGAGAGCCGACCTCCGTCTCATAGTGGCAGAGGTTGCGGCGGTCGCGCTCGATGAGGAGCTGGCTGTTGGCCCGCCCGAAGCGGAGAAGAGCCACTCGGCTGCCGTCCTCGGCGATCTTGATGGTGGTGGTGCAGCCCTCGAAGCCGATGGTCTGTGTCTCCTTGTAGGAGATGTAGTAGCTGCCGTTCTTTTTGGTAAAGCTGCCCCGGGTCATCAGCTCGATGTGATCGCGGTCCTCCTCGCGGATGACGCCCTCGTTGTCGAACTGGTCGATGGAGCTTTTGATGCGGATGATGTAATTTTCAATGGGTGATCTGCTCACAGTTTTGTGTCCTTATCAGTATTTTTCAATGGCGACCTGATCGATGAGTCCACCCTTGTACTCCCCGAGGAAAAGGTCGGCGGTCTGGGCGAAGCTGTCGGGCACGTCGCTGACGTAGAAATGGGCCTCGCCCTTTTCGTGGTCACCCTTCAGGCCGTGCTCGCTGAGCGTCCGTTCCAGATGATGAGCGGCAGTCTGGGCCGGGTCCACGAGGGTGACGTTCTTGCCCATGTACCAGCCGATCATCTCCTTGAGCAGGGGATAGTGGGTGCAGCCGAGGATGAGGGTGTCCACCCCGGCCTCTCGCACCTCGGCCAGATACTGCGCGATGACCAGACGGGTCACCTGCTGCTTGTCGAGGGCACTGTGGTCCACATAACCGGCCTCCACGAGGGGGACGAAGAGGGGACAGGGACGGGCGGTGATCTCCACGCCGGGGACAAGCTTCCGCAGCAGGGTCTCATAACTGCGGGAACGGATGGTGGCCGCCGTGCCGATGACGCCGATGCGGCGGTTGCGGGTGACGAAAGCGGCCTCCCGGGCGGCGGCGTCCACGACGCCCAGATAGGGGACGGGGAGCTTCGCGGCCTCGGCGGCGGGGTAGATGCTGGACACCGTGCCGCAGGCGGCCATGATGCACTTCACATCCTTCGACAGCAGGAAGGCGATGTCCTGCCGGGCGTACTGCAAAATAGTCTCAGGGCTGCGGCTGCCGTAGGGGACGCGGCCGGTATCGCCGAAATAGACGATGTTCTCGTGGGGGAGGCGCTTGCGCAGCTCCCGCACGCCGGTCAGCCCGCCAAGGCCGCTGTCGAATACGCCGATGGGACGGTTATCCATGCTGCTTTTCCGTCCTTTCCAGAGCCAGAGCGATGAGGCGGTCGATGAGGGCGGGCACGGGGATGCCCTCGTGCTCCATCAGCTTGGGATACATACTGATGGGGGTAAAGCCGGGGAGGGTGTTGATCTCGTTGATGAGGACGCGGCCGGTGTTCTTCTCTACGAAGAAGTCGCAGCGGGCCAGACCCTCGCAGCCCAGTGCGGTGTAGGCCATGGCGGCGTAGGTCTTCACCTCGTCCAGCTTTTCTTCGGGCAGCTTTGCCGGGATGACCACCTGACTGACGCCGTTCTTGTACTTGTCGTCGTAGGTGTAGAATTCCGCGCCTGCCAGAATTTCGCCCGGGCGGGTGGAGACGGCGGGGTCAGAGCCGATGACGGCGCACTCCACCTCGTGGCCGTCCACGAAGGCCTCAAAGACCACCTTGCGGTCGTTTGCCAGAGCCAGACGGATGGCCTCCTTCAGCTCAGTGCGGTCGTGGGCCTTGGTGATGCCCACGCTGGAACCGGCGTTGGCGGGCTTGACGAAGATGGGCCAGCCCAGCTTGGCGATGACGCCGTCACAGACGCCCTCGGGGTCGCACTCGATCTCCCAGCGGGTGGCGGAGAGCCACTTGGTGTGGGGGATGCCGGAAGCGTCGAACATAGCGTTGGCCACTGCCTTGTCCATGCAGACGGCGCTGGCCAGAACGCCGCAGCCGACGTAGGGGATGCCGGCCAGCTCCAGCAGGCCCTGCACGGTGCCGTCCTCGCCCCACAGGCCGTGGAGGACGGGGATGACCACATCGGCGCGGACCTTCTCCACCTGCCCGGCGGGGGTGAAGAGGATGAGGCCGTGGTCGGCGCGGTCGGGACTGACCACGCAGGGCATATTGCCCGGCAGCTCTTCCCAGCTGCCGTCGGCCATCTGGGCCGAGGTGGCTTCGGTGTAGAGCCAGCGGCCATCTTTCGTGATGCCGATGGTCAGTAGCTCGTAGCGCTGGCGGTCGAGCTGGTCCACGAAGGTACCGGCGGACACGCGGCTGACCTCGTGCTCACTGGACATCCCGCCGAACAGGACGACAACGCACATTTTATGTTCAGAATCGGATAACATAATCGATCTCTCCTGATCTCAGGGCCGCTGCACCCGGCAGACAGGCCCAAAATTTAGTCTATATCCATAGATACACTTATTATATAATATTTATGTCCGGGATGCAAGCGCCGCCGCACAGACAAGCCGGGAGAAAGAAAAAGCAAAAAACCAGAAAAAACGCAGGATTTCCGCTTGACGAATGGAAAAAGACGTGATACAATGATAACACCTCTTTTGCGGGGTTATTAAGTGCGCCTGTTTAGAGGGCACACCCGCAAGCCGAGGGAGGTTCAAAACAACCGTTATAATGGAGGTGTCAACAAATGACCGTTAAAATCACTCTGGCCTGCACCGAGTGCAAGCAGCGCAACTACAACACCACGAAGAACAAGAAGAACAACCCCGATCGTCTCGAGATGAAGAAGTACTGCCGCTTCTGCAAGAAGCACACCGTTCATCGCGAAACCAAGTAAGAAAGGCGGACAACATCATGGCAGACAAAACCGAGAAAAAGCCGGGCTTTGTGGCCAGAATGAAGGCCGCCGTGAAGGGTTTTGCCGCAAATGCGGCAAAGTTCTTCCGCGACACGAAGAGCGAGCTGAAAAAGGTCGTGTGGCCGTCTAAGGCGGACATCAAGACCAACACCGTCGTGGTGCTCGTGACTGTGGCGATCGCAGCCGTCGTGATGATCGCACTGGATGCCGTCTTCGGCGGTATTCTGGGCCTTATCATCGGCGCTTGAATCATCTTGAAACGGAGGGTCAACCAGAATGGAAGAGCAGTCCAATGAGGCTCTTTGGTATGTCGTGCATACCTATTCCGGCTACGAAAACAAAGTGGCAACGGACTTACAGACTATGGTGGAGAACCGCCGCCTGCAGGATCTGATCTGCGACATCAAGGTCCCGACCGAGATGGTCCCTGAGATCAAGGACGGCAAGGAGCGTATGGTGGAGCACAAGCTGTTCCCCGGCTACGTTCTGGTCAAGATGGTCATGAACGACGACACTTGGTATGTCGTGCGCAACACGCGCGGCTGCACCGGTTTCGTCGGCCCTGCCTCGAAGCCTGTCCCCCTGACCGCTGAGGAAGTGGAGAAGATGGGCGTCGAGAAGGCGGCTCCGCTGACCGTCGATTTCAAAGTCGGCGATACCGTGCAGATCACCGCCGGCCCTCTGGAAGGCTTTATGGGCCTTGTGGAGGGGATCGATACCGAGAGCTTCAAAGTCAAGCTCAAGGTCAATATGTTCGGCCGCGAGACGCCCGCAGAGGTGGACATCGCGCAGGTCGAGCTGCCGTAACCAACCGGCACAGACCGTTCTACCAAGGTAAGACCGCAGTGCGGTTCTTATAGAGCGTGCACATCGGGTGCGCGCTCGTGGGAGGCGCGGAGACACCGCGCCGCAACTCACCACAGATTTTTGGAGGTGCATTTACTATGGCACAGAAAGTTACTGGCTACATTAAGCTGCAGATCGAGGCCGGCAAGGCGACTCCGGCTCCCCCTGTTGGCCCTGCTCTGGGTCAGAAGGGCGTCAACATCATGGCCTTCACCAAGGAGTTCAACGAGCGTACTAAGAACCAGATGGGTTATGTCATCCCCGTCGTCATCACCGTCTACGCTGACCGCTCCTTCAGCTTCATCACCAAGACTCCTCCGGCAGCTGTTCTGATCAAGAAGGCCGCTGGCATCAACACCGCTTCCGGCAAGCCCAACAAGGAAAAGGTCGCTACTCTGACCGCCGCTCAGGTGGAAGAGATCGCTAAGACCAAGATGCCCGACCTGAACGCTGCTTCTCTGGAAGCTGCATGCAGCATGGTCCGCGGCACCTGCCGTTCCATGGGCATCACTGTCGAGGGCTGAGACATAAACAGTGGGAGGGCATAACACTGCCCGCATGACCACACAGGAGGATATACAATGAAACATGGCAAGCACTATGTCGACGCTGCAAAGCTGGTCGATTCTACTAAAATGTACGATGTGAACGAGGCTCTGGAGCTGGCTTGCAAGACCGCTTCTGCCAAGTTCGACGAGACTGTCGAGCTGCACGTCCGTCTGGGCGTCGATGGCCGCCACGCTGACCAGCAGGTCCGCGGCGCTGTCGTCCTGCCCAACGGCACCGGCAAGACCGTCCGCGTCTGCGCCATCGCAAAGGGCGCTGCTGCCGCTGCTGCTGAGGCAGCCGGCGCTGATATTGTCGGTGATGATGAGCTGATCGCAAAGATCGCCGGCGGCTTCATGGACTTCGACGTTGTCGTCACCACCCCCGACATGATGGGCCGCGTCGGCCGTCTCGGTAAGGTGCTGGGCCCCCGCGGCCTGATGCCCAACCCCAAGGCTGGTACTGTCGCTCCCGATCTGGGCAAGGCAGTCACCGAGGCCAAGGCTGGTAAGATCGAGTACCGTCTGGACAAGCAGAACATCATCCATGTCCCCGTGGGCAAGGCTTCCTTCGGTGCAGAGAAGCTGTACACCAACCTGGATACCGTCATGAGCGCCATTGCAAAGGCTAAGCCCGCCGCTGCAAAGGGCACTTACTTCAAGAGCGCTACCATCGCCACCACCATGGGCCCTGGCATCCGTCTCAACACCCTGAAGTACGGCGTCTGATTTTTGGATCAAGAGTACTTTTTTGAAAAAATTCAAAAAAGTACTTGACAACTCCGCACGT is a genomic window containing:
- a CDS encoding DUF1934 domain-containing protein, yielding MSRSPIENYIIRIKSSIDQFDNEGVIREEDRDHIELMTRGSFTKKNGSYYISYKETQTIGFEGCTTTIKIAEDGSRVALLRFGRANSQLLIERDRRNLCHYETEVGSLTLGVTGDGIDCQLTEKGGSASFSYLLDADDARIVSRNTLEMTVQHVN
- the murI gene encoding glutamate racemase; the encoded protein is MDNRPIGVFDSGLGGLTGVRELRKRLPHENIVYFGDTGRVPYGSRSPETILQYARQDIAFLLSKDVKCIMAACGTVSSIYPAAEAAKLPVPYLGVVDAAAREAAFVTRNRRIGVIGTAATIRSRSYETLLRKLVPGVEITARPCPLFVPLVEAGYVDHSALDKQQVTRLVIAQYLAEVREAGVDTLILGCTHYPLLKEMIGWYMGKNVTLVDPAQTAAHHLERTLSEHGLKGDHEKGEAHFYVSDVPDSFAQTADLFLGEYKGGLIDQVAIEKY
- a CDS encoding D-alanine--D-alanine ligase family protein, giving the protein MLSDSEHKMCVVVLFGGMSSEHEVSRVSAGTFVDQLDRQRYELLTIGITKDGRWLYTEATSAQMADGSWEELPGNMPCVVSPDRADHGLILFTPAGQVEKVRADVVIPVLHGLWGEDGTVQGLLELAGIPYVGCGVLASAVCMDKAVANAMFDASGIPHTKWLSATRWEIECDPEGVCDGVIAKLGWPIFVKPANAGSSVGITKAHDRTELKEAIRLALANDRKVVFEAFVDGHEVECAVIGSDPAVSTRPGEILAGAEFYTYDDKYKNGVSQVVIPAKLPEEKLDEVKTYAAMAYTALGCEGLARCDFFVEKNTGRVLINEINTLPGFTPISMYPKLMEHEGIPVPALIDRLIALALERTEKQHG
- the rpmG gene encoding 50S ribosomal protein L33; translation: MTVKITLACTECKQRNYNTTKNKKNNPDRLEMKKYCRFCKKHTVHRETK
- the secE gene encoding preprotein translocase subunit SecE, whose translation is MADKTEKKPGFVARMKAAVKGFAANAAKFFRDTKSELKKVVWPSKADIKTNTVVVLVTVAIAAVVMIALDAVFGGILGLIIGA
- the nusG gene encoding transcription termination/antitermination protein NusG produces the protein MEEQSNEALWYVVHTYSGYENKVATDLQTMVENRRLQDLICDIKVPTEMVPEIKDGKERMVEHKLFPGYVLVKMVMNDDTWYVVRNTRGCTGFVGPASKPVPLTAEEVEKMGVEKAAPLTVDFKVGDTVQITAGPLEGFMGLVEGIDTESFKVKLKVNMFGRETPAEVDIAQVELP
- the rplK gene encoding 50S ribosomal protein L11, whose translation is MAQKVTGYIKLQIEAGKATPAPPVGPALGQKGVNIMAFTKEFNERTKNQMGYVIPVVITVYADRSFSFITKTPPAAVLIKKAAGINTASGKPNKEKVATLTAAQVEEIAKTKMPDLNAASLEAACSMVRGTCRSMGITVEG
- the rplA gene encoding 50S ribosomal protein L1, whose product is MKHGKHYVDAAKLVDSTKMYDVNEALELACKTASAKFDETVELHVRLGVDGRHADQQVRGAVVLPNGTGKTVRVCAIAKGAAAAAAEAAGADIVGDDELIAKIAGGFMDFDVVVTTPDMMGRVGRLGKVLGPRGLMPNPKAGTVAPDLGKAVTEAKAGKIEYRLDKQNIIHVPVGKASFGAEKLYTNLDTVMSAIAKAKPAAAKGTYFKSATIATTMGPGIRLNTLKYGV